One window of Sphingobacteriales bacterium genomic DNA carries:
- a CDS encoding PKD domain-containing protein, producing the protein MKKQVLLFVGLLVLLLFSSAQVALAQLTISGTTPVCTGNCYTYTVSGGNTNPYNWTITGGTPANQTGSTVNICWGLPGTASINVAQIGSTTATLNLTINPKPTPIIIPPPLPNCNLGGSTSGDPAGNDSPPDLCVDACAFSTLSYYTIFNPGSTYTWSVGRGSDLITFTNPNGNQIDVLWGPVGNSYVKVVEVNQFGCVDSTKLCIHVIPSPVASFNTLPATIAGTVTICQGQAVSFLNTSTGFNWAQWNFGDSSPLLTSTNPIVTHPYTTPGTYTATLIVRNSCYCTDTASVQVVVTPGSSPDIECVSTVCPMDTACYSTNHICSTYNWSVTGHLSWGNFAPDSIWVVWGNGPIGTITLSTPCATCPIPTVVQVPIISPTVPILGPVLVCYGAIETYSLPIAFCGGTEYNWTVTGGTILAGQGTDDITIEWDDWFMFPTVGTINVTYYNCYLDCGGSGNLTVLIRPELAITGPEEACENSASSFSAGGLPFGFPAGVCNWDIVTPANVLIPNVAINSPTLNYIWSNGPGTYTVKAASVIPNAFCNDTAFLTVDVLPAPPAPTAIIGPNFVCPNGNYTYTAVATPPAGTFTWSVVNGTLSATTGSSVNVQWASSGPYSISVTQTMINSPFCQSLPFTLVVTALTTPVITGNTTPCVNQTVTYSVPFIAGENYTWTISPANAGSIVSGSGSNSISVQWNLAGGAVVTVSVCGFTSNLIVNVTPTFSVSVLGPGVLCTGNSALLTLSGSYCAPFVWQNASGGTISTGATATITQGGTYYVTVTNCTTGCSGVGSINVTGCPLPDAAITTSGITVNCTSAFGSLYALNNAVGYTYQWYNGGTPIGGATSFNYNISAFGSYSVVVTNSCGCTAQSNVITAGAPCGCSGQPPCPPGNCTPDGSAAFIYSSGTTCDFFSFDASSSVNASAYSWSFGDGNFGSGITTSHSYTQPGYYQVILSATVPNLTPPPLTCTVIAMQTILVPMVADFTYSTGCNPIFFTDASTYVPTTSLAGWSWNFGDPSSGVNNTSTLQNPSHIFTTPGTYTITLTVLSSAGCTSTVSQTITVLNPPVPSISSNAPACQGDGVVFGGSSTNIITNWNWNFGDPPSGLANTSTSQNPSHTYFIPGIYTVTLTVTDTYGCTGSTSQNITIYSNTMSGVIIASPSTPQCDGTSVTLTAPAGAVSYLWNTAATTPVITVTTNGTFTVTMTDINGCQYIPPPKTVSFNPNPIIQIDGPTEVCECEVAQLKTLPCNNTNYSYLWSNSSTSCNIYVNPPWFPCQTPPGTYTYSVTVTDNLTNCSSVASHTIIVHPLPAPFTITASPVGPHCAGDTVTFTAPNQPGILYAWSTGQLGVNNITVVVEEGPYFAMAIDSITGCERKSNVIYVNPIPDICVVPSGCYKRCGPDTICVPNIYAGYQWLLNGNPIPPPAGTSNNYVATVSGSYQVILTNSFGCTAMSNPLNLTLIPCNPCATVEHDTISCDPVNPGYYLYNFQVFNNSGYTVNQINLFNFSTSGNGGVFATPTVFNVTLPDQTTSAVLTTSIGGPGAMPGDTICFQLNLFALDPDGNEFCCTIDSVCIVLPECGGCECDMEEFINNVNNGFTVIPIDTCKKYAFVANSLGVCDSIQWIIQDNFTTYFYYGNGNDVITHIFSSSGIHSICMLATQYDSNGNICGMYEHCTTINIPPCCECDEDFYAQANLGFFYSLTGYNGTFTPYGNLDPNCDEVTWSATNGIQSTIFAVTQGNNPAVYTFPGYGFYCICMTIRRYSPNGDLLCEISVCRKVFVPKIVIGPDNPDDPTTVISGFNIVVVNPLPFICTAPLPPLDINITLQPANGTVVYDPLTGEFNYTPNADFEGTDVFIYYVCVEGVPGSCDMVIATITVSTGLFIPVQMQAYLEGAYDNVSGLMRTTLKTNDLLPITQPYSLMPWQYEGTEGYRNTSEIPDNSVDYVLVEARSAANPDIVLETRAGMLASNGTINGFFPATIIWGNSLPTMKFYNLEAGQSYYFALRHRNHLAVITSAPVSIPFTGSVNFTLPAQVMGGTGQLKLLPNGIYALNGGDFNANGVMTVADFNLFSTQSSGVNQYLRADCTLDGNVTVHDFNIFMPNASKIGVPFIRY; encoded by the coding sequence ATGAAAAAACAAGTACTTTTATTTGTCGGGTTGTTGGTTTTACTGCTATTTAGCAGCGCACAAGTGGCACTTGCCCAATTGACAATCAGCGGAACTACCCCTGTTTGTACCGGCAATTGTTATACGTACACCGTTTCTGGCGGTAATACTAATCCCTATAACTGGACTATCACAGGTGGAACGCCTGCCAATCAAACCGGCTCAACCGTAAACATTTGCTGGGGACTGCCCGGAACAGCTTCTATTAATGTCGCTCAAATCGGCAGTACCACAGCTACTTTAAATTTAACCATAAACCCAAAACCAACTCCTATAATTATCCCTCCACCTCTGCCAAATTGTAATTTGGGAGGTTCTACTTCAGGAGATCCGGCAGGAAATGATTCACCTCCCGATCTTTGTGTAGATGCGTGCGCCTTTTCTACTTTAAGCTATTATACGATATTTAATCCGGGAAGTACCTATACCTGGTCGGTTGGCAGAGGCTCAGACCTGATTACCTTTACCAACCCAAACGGAAATCAGATTGATGTCCTTTGGGGACCTGTTGGCAATAGCTATGTAAAAGTTGTTGAAGTGAACCAGTTTGGGTGTGTTGATTCTACCAAACTTTGTATTCATGTCATTCCTTCACCGGTTGCTTCTTTTAATACACTTCCTGCAACCATCGCCGGTACTGTTACAATATGTCAGGGACAGGCCGTATCTTTTTTAAATACTTCTACCGGCTTTAACTGGGCACAATGGAATTTCGGCGATTCCAGTCCTTTGCTGACAAGTACCAATCCGATTGTAACCCATCCTTATACAACACCCGGAACTTATACCGCTACCCTAATAGTCAGGAACAGTTGTTATTGTACCGATACCGCTTCCGTGCAGGTTGTTGTAACTCCCGGCTCTTCGCCGGACATCGAATGTGTGTCAACGGTTTGCCCGATGGATACCGCCTGTTATTCTACCAACCATATTTGCAGTACTTACAATTGGTCGGTAACAGGGCATTTGAGTTGGGGAAACTTTGCACCCGACTCTATCTGGGTAGTTTGGGGAAACGGACCTATTGGAACCATTACTTTATCAACCCCCTGTGCTACCTGTCCTATTCCTACAGTAGTGCAAGTGCCTATTATTTCACCAACAGTACCTATTTTAGGCCCGGTTTTAGTTTGTTATGGAGCCATTGAAACCTATTCTTTGCCCATCGCTTTTTGTGGAGGAACTGAATATAACTGGACGGTTACAGGAGGGACCATTTTAGCCGGACAGGGCACCGACGATATTACCATAGAATGGGACGATTGGTTCATGTTTCCCACAGTAGGAACCATTAATGTTACCTATTATAACTGCTATCTGGATTGCGGAGGATCCGGAAATTTAACTGTCCTTATCAGGCCTGAATTGGCAATTACCGGTCCTGAAGAGGCTTGTGAAAATAGTGCCTCCAGTTTCAGTGCCGGCGGATTGCCCTTTGGTTTCCCGGCCGGAGTTTGTAACTGGGATATTGTTACGCCTGCCAATGTACTGATACCAAATGTGGCTATCAATTCACCTACTTTAAATTATATTTGGAGCAATGGCCCCGGTACTTATACGGTAAAAGCTGCTTCGGTTATTCCGAATGCTTTTTGCAACGACACCGCCTTTTTAACAGTAGATGTTTTACCGGCCCCACCTGCACCTACTGCTATTATAGGTCCGAATTTTGTGTGTCCTAACGGCAATTATACCTATACGGCCGTTGCTACTCCCCCTGCCGGAACATTTACCTGGTCAGTTGTTAACGGAACATTAAGCGCTACAACAGGCAGTTCTGTGAATGTACAATGGGCTTCTTCCGGACCTTACAGTATTTCTGTAACACAGACCATGATTAATTCACCTTTCTGCCAATCTTTGCCATTTACGTTAGTTGTAACGGCTTTGACAACACCTGTAATCACCGGCAACACAACGCCTTGCGTCAATCAAACCGTAACTTATAGTGTGCCTTTTATAGCGGGGGAAAACTATACGTGGACTATTTCACCGGCAAATGCCGGCAGTATTGTAAGTGGTTCGGGCAGCAATAGTATCAGCGTTCAGTGGAATCTGGCAGGAGGGGCGGTCGTCACCGTATCTGTTTGTGGGTTTACATCTAATCTGATTGTCAATGTTACCCCAACATTTTCTGTTTCAGTTTTGGGTCCGGGAGTATTATGTACGGGTAATAGTGCTCTTCTGACGTTGAGCGGCAGTTATTGTGCTCCTTTTGTTTGGCAAAATGCAAGTGGCGGAACTATTTCTACCGGTGCTACTGCTACCATCACTCAGGGAGGAACCTACTATGTTACTGTTACCAATTGTACGACCGGTTGTTCGGGAGTTGGCAGTATTAATGTAACCGGATGCCCGCTTCCAGACGCAGCAATCACCACTTCAGGAATTACCGTCAACTGTACTTCGGCTTTCGGCTCTTTATATGCGCTGAATAATGCAGTGGGCTATACTTATCAATGGTATAATGGCGGCACACCGATTGGAGGGGCAACCTCATTTAACTACAACATTTCTGCATTTGGTTCTTATTCTGTGGTTGTAACCAATTCCTGTGGCTGTACGGCGCAATCAAATGTAATAACAGCCGGTGCGCCTTGCGGTTGTTCCGGCCAACCCCCATGTCCTCCGGGAAATTGCACCCCAGACGGCAGCGCAGCCTTTATCTATTCATCAGGTACGACCTGCGACTTTTTCAGTTTCGATGCCTCCTCGTCTGTCAATGCAAGCGCTTATAGCTGGTCTTTTGGCGATGGTAATTTCGGTTCAGGAATCACCACCTCCCATAGCTACACACAGCCGGGCTATTATCAGGTGATCCTTAGTGCAACTGTTCCTAATCTTACCCCGCCGCCGCTAACTTGTACAGTGATAGCTATGCAGACCATTTTGGTGCCAATGGTGGCAGATTTTACTTATAGTACCGGATGTAATCCTATTTTCTTTACCGATGCAAGCACTTATGTTCCGACCACTTCACTGGCCGGCTGGAGTTGGAATTTTGGCGATCCTTCAAGCGGAGTCAATAATACCTCTACCCTCCAAAACCCCTCTCATATATTTACTACCCCCGGAACTTATACCATCACCCTGACTGTACTTTCCAGTGCCGGATGTACTTCTACAGTTTCACAAACAATCACAGTACTCAATCCACCAGTGCCTTCTATCAGCAGCAATGCCCCTGCCTGTCAGGGAGATGGAGTTGTTTTTGGCGGCTCATCTACCAATATCATTACCAACTGGAACTGGAATTTTGGCGATCCTCCGAGTGGATTGGCCAATACTTCTACATCCCAAAACCCGTCACATACTTACTTTATTCCGGGAATTTATACAGTTACACTCACTGTAACTGATACCTATGGTTGTACCGGCTCGACCAGCCAAAACATCACCATATACTCAAACACCATGTCCGGGGTGATCATAGCTTCTCCATCTACCCCCCAATGTGACGGAACATCCGTAACTTTAACTGCACCGGCAGGGGCTGTTTCTTACTTGTGGAATACGGCAGCAACCACACCGGTCATTACTGTTACCACAAACGGAACATTTACAGTAACGATGACCGATATCAACGGTTGTCAGTATATTCCACCCCCAAAAACGGTTAGCTTTAACCCCAATCCAATTATTCAAATTGACGGGCCTACCGAAGTTTGCGAGTGTGAGGTTGCTCAACTCAAAACCCTTCCCTGTAACAACACTAATTACAGCTATCTTTGGTCTAACAGCTCCACTTCCTGCAATATTTATGTCAATCCGCCATGGTTCCCTTGTCAGACACCACCGGGTACATATACTTATAGTGTTACAGTAACCGACAATCTGACCAATTGCAGTTCGGTTGCTTCGCATACGATAATTGTTCACCCCTTGCCTGCTCCATTTACAATAACGGCAAGCCCCGTTGGGCCGCATTGCGCCGGTGATACCGTAACCTTTACCGCACCCAATCAACCCGGAATTTTATATGCCTGGAGTACCGGACAACTGGGTGTGAATAACATTACCGTAGTAGTAGAAGAAGGCCCTTACTTTGCCATGGCCATCGATTCTATTACCGGTTGCGAACGGAAAAGCAATGTAATTTATGTCAATCCAATTCCCGACATCTGTGTCGTTCCTTCCGGTTGTTATAAAAGATGCGGACCCGATACTATCTGTGTGCCGAATATCTATGCAGGCTATCAATGGTTGCTGAACGGGAACCCAATACCTCCTCCCGCCGGAACAAGCAATAATTATGTGGCTACCGTTAGCGGAAGTTATCAGGTCATACTGACCAATAGTTTTGGATGTACGGCTATGAGCAATCCTTTGAATTTGACTCTGATACCCTGTAATCCATGTGCGACTGTTGAGCATGATACTATCTCATGCGACCCGGTAAATCCAGGATATTATCTCTATAATTTCCAGGTGTTTAACAACTCAGGATATACCGTCAACCAAATCAACCTGTTCAATTTTTCAACAAGCGGAAACGGAGGCGTTTTTGCAACTCCCACAGTATTTAATGTTACGTTACCAGACCAAACCACCTCTGCGGTGCTGACAACCAGCATTGGAGGTCCGGGTGCTATGCCCGGAGATACTATCTGTTTTCAGCTCAATTTGTTTGCCCTTGATCCGGACGGAAATGAATTTTGCTGTACTATTGACAGTGTTTGCATTGTCTTGCCCGAATGTGGGGGCTGTGAATGTGATATGGAAGAATTTATCAACAACGTCAACAACGGATTTACGGTTATCCCCATAGATACCTGTAAGAAGTATGCGTTTGTTGCCAATTCTTTAGGAGTTTGCGATTCTATTCAATGGATTATTCAGGATAATTTTACCACTTACTTCTATTACGGAAACGGAAATGATGTCATCACTCATATTTTCAGTTCTTCCGGAATCCATTCGATTTGTATGCTGGCAACTCAGTATGATTCTAACGGCAATATCTGCGGGATGTACGAACATTGTACCACCATCAATATCCCACCTTGTTGTGAGTGTGATGAAGACTTCTATGCCCAGGCAAATTTGGGATTCTTTTATTCCCTGACCGGATATAACGGAACATTTACCCCTTATGGAAATTTAGATCCCAATTGTGACGAAGTTACCTGGAGTGCCACAAACGGAATACAATCTACTATTTTTGCAGTTACCCAGGGCAATAACCCCGCGGTTTATACTTTTCCCGGATATGGGTTCTATTGTATATGCATGACGATCCGTCGGTATTCACCAAACGGCGATTTGTTGTGCGAAATCTCCGTATGCCGCAAAGTGTTTGTTCCTAAAATTGTCATCGGCCCAGATAATCCCGACGACCCCACTACGGTCATCAGCGGGTTCAATATTGTGGTCGTCAATCCGTTGCCATTTATCTGTACAGCCCCGCTTCCCCCGCTCGATATAAATATTACCCTTCAACCTGCCAACGGAACAGTAGTATATGATCCGCTTACCGGTGAATTCAATTATACTCCTAATGCTGATTTTGAAGGCACAGATGTATTTATATACTATGTTTGTGTTGAAGGGGTTCCGGGCAGTTGCGATATGGTGATTGCGACTATCACCGTAAGCACCGGCCTGTTTATTCCGGTTCAGATGCAGGCATACTTAGAAGGGGCTTATGATAATGTTTCGGGTTTGATGCGAACAACGCTGAAAACCAACGACCTGCTACCAATCACACAGCCCTATAGCTTAATGCCTTGGCAATATGAGGGAACTGAAGGCTATAGAAACACCAGTGAAATACCGGATAATTCGGTGGATTATGTGTTGGTTGAAGCCCGAAGCGCTGCAAACCCGGATATTGTGCTCGAAACCCGTGCGGGAATGTTGGCATCCAATGGTACTATAAACGGGTTCTTCCCGGCCACCATTATTTGGGGTAACTCACTTCCAACCATGAAGTTTTACAATCTGGAAGCCGGTCAAAGCTACTACTTTGCGCTACGGCACCGTAACCATTTAGCGGTGATTACTTCCGCTCCGGTCAGTATTCCGTTTACCGGATCAGTGAACTTTACCCTCCCTGCTCAGGTAATGGGCGGAACCGGTCAGCTAAAACTTTTGCCGAACGGCATCTATGCCTTAAATGGGGGCGAT
- a CDS encoding T9SS type A sorting domain-containing protein — MYNYFSQLKDFCFPVLLLVFQFVSGQSNTITVNTFSEEHINFGAENNRVVTETFTFPDDNISFSQILMHFTLGCPSGGCDPWDRYGDIKVIHPTGLMDSTIAEIDTIFDASGNILQIDTLFNPPFEITEAFEIFRFITPYGGSFGANWSWLWTTDVTDYRILLANQVTLQAYIDTWVNPGWEVSISFEMIEGTPEIEAYKIVNLWNYGYLSYGNVNSPIENYLPPIGLNADNDAHLAKVRIYQTGHGFGFSDNAAEFSPKTHHLLVNGTAEQDFPNFLWRDDCALNPLSPQAGTWQYNRAGWCPGDDATPFDADISFLIEAGAPFTLDYNMQPFINLCSPNNPNCTSADCAGGTCTGGGEPYYILSSQLIYYRATPQFGLDAQLVNLNGLPDISCQNEFSPSVRLRNNGSEVLTDVVLLYRLDEGEFQSVIWNGSLDFAQSEAIEFPGITLYDAQNHTFEVLIAVANSGLDENINNDLLLKSFAYGNNQLTLMLQTDNYGSETSWEIVNPTNGSILQSGNGFASLTTYEEAICIPNGCYQLIVKDSYGDGLQAPTNGNYQLLDNAGTVLASLQQVNFGLQEVTDFCVDSELPFPVSVHETIYNPVSIRVFPNPVKDSTAQLLIEFTDPQSALLSVYHVSGKEVYHNILPTSDSHQVTLSLSDFPAGLYFIQVKSDQATATGCLVKW; from the coding sequence ATGTACAATTATTTTTCTCAACTTAAAGATTTCTGTTTCCCGGTTTTGCTTTTGGTTTTTCAGTTTGTATCAGGTCAGTCAAATACAATAACGGTAAATACTTTTTCCGAAGAGCATATTAATTTTGGTGCGGAAAATAATAGGGTGGTTACTGAAACATTTACCTTTCCTGATGACAATATTTCTTTTAGCCAAATTCTGATGCACTTTACACTTGGCTGCCCTTCGGGAGGTTGTGATCCATGGGACAGGTATGGCGATATTAAAGTCATCCATCCAACCGGTTTGATGGATAGCACCATAGCAGAAATTGATACAATATTTGATGCTTCCGGTAATATTTTACAAATTGACACCCTTTTCAATCCCCCGTTTGAAATAACTGAGGCTTTTGAAATATTCAGATTTATTACGCCATACGGAGGTTCTTTTGGTGCAAACTGGAGTTGGTTGTGGACAACAGACGTAACAGATTATCGCATTTTGCTGGCAAATCAGGTTACCCTTCAGGCATATATAGATACCTGGGTAAATCCTGGTTGGGAAGTCAGTATTTCTTTTGAAATGATAGAAGGAACTCCTGAAATAGAAGCCTATAAAATTGTCAATCTTTGGAATTACGGGTACTTGTCTTATGGCAATGTAAACAGTCCGATAGAAAACTACCTGCCTCCAATCGGGTTGAATGCCGATAATGATGCCCACCTTGCAAAAGTCAGAATTTATCAAACCGGACACGGGTTTGGATTTAGTGATAACGCTGCTGAGTTCTCACCTAAAACGCACCACCTTTTAGTGAATGGAACAGCAGAACAAGACTTCCCTAATTTTCTTTGGCGCGACGACTGCGCACTCAATCCTCTTTCGCCCCAAGCCGGAACCTGGCAGTATAACCGCGCCGGTTGGTGCCCGGGCGATGATGCAACGCCCTTTGATGCAGATATTTCTTTTTTGATTGAGGCGGGTGCTCCTTTCACACTCGATTACAACATGCAACCCTTTATCAACCTCTGTAGTCCCAATAACCCAAATTGTACAAGTGCAGACTGTGCAGGCGGTACCTGTACCGGAGGAGGGGAACCTTATTATATCCTTTCTTCTCAGTTGATTTATTACCGTGCAACTCCTCAGTTTGGCTTAGATGCTCAATTGGTCAATCTGAATGGATTGCCTGACATTTCCTGCCAAAATGAGTTTTCGCCCTCTGTCCGGCTTAGAAACAATGGCAGCGAAGTTTTAACCGATGTTGTGCTGCTTTACCGGTTGGATGAGGGTGAGTTCCAGTCTGTTATTTGGAACGGCAGCCTCGATTTTGCTCAGTCAGAGGCAATTGAATTTCCGGGAATCACGCTTTACGATGCGCAAAATCACACGTTTGAAGTTTTGATTGCTGTTGCCAATTCCGGCCTTGATGAAAACATTAACAACGACTTATTGCTAAAGTCATTTGCTTATGGCAATAACCAATTGACCTTAATGTTACAAACCGATAATTACGGCAGCGAAACTTCATGGGAAATTGTCAATCCGACTAATGGCAGTATTCTTCAATCCGGCAATGGTTTTGCAAGTTTAACGACCTATGAGGAAGCAATCTGTATTCCGAATGGTTGCTATCAGTTAATAGTCAAAGATTCTTATGGAGATGGGCTTCAAGCTCCAACAAACGGGAATTATCAGTTGTTGGACAATGCCGGCACAGTTTTGGCAAGTTTGCAACAGGTTAACTTTGGACTTCAGGAGGTAACCGATTTTTGTGTAGATTCAGAATTGCCTTTTCCTGTTTCTGTACATGAAACTATATACAATCCCGTTTCTATCCGGGTATTTCCAAATCCTGTTAAAGATTCCACAGCCCAGCTTTTAATAGAATTTACTGACCCGCAATCCGCCCTTTTGTCTGTTTACCATGTATCGGGAAAAGAAGTTTACCACAACATTTTACCGACCTCTGATTCACATCAAGTGACCCTGTCCTTGTCCGATTTTCCTGCAGGGTTATATTTTATTCAAGTCAAAAGTGATCAAGCAACAGCCACTGGTTGTTTAGTAAAGTGGTAA
- a CDS encoding DUF349 domain-containing protein, whose translation MKETAIARLEQLIQDNNPQVLRSQYKTIRNDFNTAKRNLIAQMREVFETEWKERLKDNEVTAEAQQTEISAEAPEKPKFDPPTDPLDDQFEDLLKQAETIVAEYEKQLAAGREQKLAEKKQILENLTQLAHSVGATGIGETFKQFNALQDSWKSLGNIDDPRYKDMQLNHSYQVDLFYHNVNLMKEMRELDFKLNLERKNIILDKMQQLTGLDSIPEIEALVKELQHEWKGIGPVANEVKDEVNQKYREVIDAVYSKIRTHYGERKLNLQENLLAKKNLIEQIEALLQTDLTGLKNLQDKTEQVIGVQEAWKKIGPSEQNEELWHTFRETCDKFFEAKQLFFKSIDQEREKNKLQKIALCEKAEALQHDHDWKHTTDTLVNLQKEWKEVGPAKPSEERKLWDRFRSACDRFFEAKKEHFSSRGNSEQENLEKKLALIAKVEAYEFVEDRDENFRMLQEIGKEWKEIGFVPIKEKERLQKTFSAALDEKYEKLKLGREQRIAMKFKSRVESLAHSGNVDNAVKSEQQAIKNRITELQNDIAQYENNLGFFTNAKPDNPLLKEVRNKIEKLKNEVDDLKHKLKMLTQAKEEVKSEQTSSPAKAEPATEIKIEETAEVDQEVLNETGTNHEDTESNKEVEELPVSTNDAEEGEA comes from the coding sequence ATGAAAGAAACTGCAATTGCACGTCTCGAGCAACTTATTCAGGATAACAATCCTCAGGTATTGAGAAGTCAATACAAAACAATCAGAAACGATTTTAATACCGCAAAGCGAAATTTGATTGCACAAATGCGGGAAGTATTTGAAACCGAATGGAAAGAGCGGTTGAAGGACAATGAAGTTACAGCAGAAGCACAGCAAACTGAAATCTCTGCAGAAGCGCCAGAGAAGCCAAAATTTGATCCGCCAACTGATCCCTTAGATGACCAGTTTGAAGATTTGCTCAAGCAGGCTGAAACGATTGTTGCGGAATATGAAAAACAACTGGCAGCAGGGCGAGAGCAAAAGCTGGCAGAAAAAAAACAGATTTTAGAAAATCTGACTCAATTAGCTCATTCAGTCGGAGCAACCGGTATTGGTGAAACCTTTAAGCAATTCAATGCACTTCAGGACTCATGGAAGTCTTTAGGCAATATTGATGACCCCAGATATAAAGATATGCAACTCAATCACAGCTATCAGGTGGACTTGTTCTATCACAATGTTAACCTGATGAAAGAAATGAGAGAGTTGGATTTTAAACTCAATCTCGAAAGGAAAAACATCATCTTAGACAAAATGCAACAGTTGACCGGGTTGGATTCTATACCCGAAATTGAAGCCTTGGTCAAGGAATTGCAGCATGAATGGAAAGGAATTGGGCCTGTTGCCAATGAAGTTAAAGATGAGGTGAATCAGAAATACCGGGAAGTGATTGATGCAGTTTATTCCAAAATCCGCACACATTACGGAGAACGCAAACTTAACCTACAGGAAAATCTGCTCGCAAAAAAGAATCTGATAGAACAGATTGAAGCTTTGCTCCAAACCGACCTTACCGGGCTGAAAAACCTTCAAGACAAGACAGAACAGGTTATTGGCGTTCAGGAAGCCTGGAAAAAAATTGGGCCTTCTGAACAAAACGAGGAGTTATGGCATACATTCCGTGAAACCTGTGATAAGTTTTTTGAAGCAAAACAGTTGTTTTTTAAATCCATTGATCAGGAACGCGAAAAAAACAAACTCCAAAAAATAGCCCTGTGCGAAAAAGCAGAAGCCCTGCAACATGATCATGACTGGAAACATACCACCGATACTTTGGTCAATTTGCAAAAGGAATGGAAAGAAGTTGGGCCAGCAAAACCAAGCGAAGAACGCAAGTTGTGGGATAGGTTTAGAAGTGCCTGTGATAGATTCTTTGAAGCAAAAAAAGAACATTTTAGCAGCCGGGGAAATTCTGAACAAGAAAACCTTGAAAAAAAGCTTGCCCTCATTGCTAAAGTAGAAGCCTATGAATTTGTAGAAGACCGCGATGAGAACTTCAGAATGTTACAGGAAATCGGAAAAGAGTGGAAAGAGATTGGGTTCGTTCCCATTAAGGAAAAAGAGCGCCTGCAAAAGACATTCAGTGCCGCTTTAGATGAAAAATATGAAAAATTGAAATTAGGGCGTGAACAAAGAATTGCCATGAAATTCAAAAGCCGTGTCGAAAGCCTCGCACATTCGGGTAATGTGGACAATGCGGTAAAAAGTGAACAACAAGCGATTAAAAACCGGATTACCGAACTGCAAAACGATATTGCTCAATACGAAAATAACCTTGGCTTTTTTACCAATGCCAAACCCGATAATCCTTTACTCAAAGAAGTAAGAAACAAAATCGAAAAATTGAAAAATGAAGTTGATGACTTAAAACATAAGCTTAAAATGTTGACACAGGCTAAAGAAGAGGTTAAATCAGAACAAACCTCCTCCCCTGCAAAAGCCGAACCAGCAACTGAAATTAAAATAGAAGAAACTGCGGAGGTTGATCAGGAAGTTTTGAACGAGACAGGCACTAACCACGAAGATACTGAATCTAATAAAGAAGTTGAAGAATTACCGGTTAGCACCAACGATGCAGAAGAAGGAGAAGCATAG
- a CDS encoding T9SS type A sorting domain-containing protein codes for MKRDISTLFVVLILVVTGIYPQFVTAQTSSCIGTASLDVVIEDCTSIEDVSFDQSYRLFPNPASQSITIETNHPLQQDAVVKLVNMLGQTLSRNNLSQRLTLDISAYPAGVYFVIVESHQNIATKQILIQ; via the coding sequence ATGAAACGCGATATTTCAACTTTGTTTGTTGTCCTGATTTTGGTAGTAACCGGAATTTATCCTCAATTTGTTACTGCCCAAACTTCTTCGTGTATCGGCACTGCAAGTTTAGATGTCGTCATCGAAGATTGTACCTCCATAGAAGATGTCAGTTTTGACCAATCTTACCGGTTGTTTCCAAACCCCGCAAGCCAAAGTATTACTATAGAAACCAATCATCCACTTCAACAAGACGCAGTTGTAAAATTGGTAAACATGTTGGGGCAAACATTATCTCGAAACAACCTTTCCCAAAGGCTTACCCTCGACATCAGCGCATATCCTGCCGGAGTTTATTTTGTGATAGTTGAAAGCCATCAAAATATTGCAACAAAGCAGATTCTTATTCAATAA